A stretch of Methanobrevibacter sp. DNA encodes these proteins:
- a CDS encoding inositol-3-phosphate synthase yields the protein MSKIKIAVVGIGNCASSLIQGIYYYQDKNPEDAIGLMHWKIGDWDPTDIEVVAAFDIDARKVGKTVDEAIFAKPNCTTIFQADIPKSDVVVQMGPVLDGVSEHMAEFEEDYTFVVADEEPVDVVEVLKESGAEILLSYLPVGSEEAARFYAQCALDAEIAYINCMPVFIVSDPEWDAKFREKGLPAVGDDIKAQIGATITHRTLSNLFKERGVKLVHTYQINTGGNTDFLNMLNRKRLDSKKESKTEAVQSVLAERMDPHDIHIGPSDYVPWQKDNKICFLRMEGKTFGDVPMEIELRLSVEDSPNSAGCVIDAIRCCKLGLERGIGGQLTSISSYVMKHPPIQFTDDEAAANVEAFINGELER from the coding sequence ATGAGTAAAATTAAAATTGCTGTAGTAGGAATTGGAAACTGTGCAAGCTCACTTATACAAGGAATTTATTATTATCAAGATAAAAATCCTGAAGATGCAATCGGCCTTATGCACTGGAAAATCGGTGACTGGGATCCAACAGACATTGAAGTGGTTGCTGCTTTTGATATTGATGCAAGAAAAGTTGGGAAAACTGTTGATGAAGCTATTTTCGCAAAACCAAACTGTACCACAATATTCCAAGCAGATATTCCAAAAAGCGATGTTGTTGTTCAAATGGGACCTGTCCTTGATGGTGTAAGTGAACATATGGCTGAATTCGAGGAAGACTATACCTTTGTAGTGGCTGATGAAGAACCTGTAGATGTCGTTGAAGTATTGAAGGAAAGCGGCGCAGAAATATTACTCAGTTATTTGCCAGTAGGTTCTGAAGAAGCAGCAAGATTCTATGCACAATGTGCATTGGATGCAGAAATTGCTTATATTAATTGTATGCCAGTATTTATTGTAAGTGACCCAGAGTGGGATGCAAAGTTCAGAGAAAAAGGACTTCCTGCTGTTGGTGACGATATCAAAGCGCAAATCGGTGCTACCATTACCCACAGAACCTTAAGTAACTTATTTAAGGAAAGAGGTGTTAAATTAGTTCACACTTACCAAATCAACACCGGTGGAAATACCGATTTCTTGAACATGCTTAACAGAAAACGTTTAGACTCTAAAAAAGAATCAAAAACCGAAGCTGTTCAATCAGTGCTTGCAGAAAGAATGGATCCTCATGACATCCACATTGGCCCAAGTGATTACGTACCATGGCAAAAGGACAACAAGATCTGTTTCTTGAGAATGGAAGGTAAGACCTTTGGTGACGTGCCAATGGAAATCGAACTCAGATTAAGCGTTGAAGATTCACCAAACTCTGCAGGATGTGTGATTGACGCTATCCGTTGCTGTAAATTAGGTTTGGAAAGAGGAATTGGCGGACAATTGACTTCAATTTCATCCTATGTAATGAAACACCCTCCAATCCAATTTACTGATGATGAAGCTGCAGCAAATGTTGAAGCATTCATCAATGGAGAATTAGAACGTTAA